Proteins encoded by one window of Leopardus geoffroyi isolate Oge1 chromosome X, O.geoffroyi_Oge1_pat1.0, whole genome shotgun sequence:
- the LOC123595319 gene encoding basic proline-rich protein-like isoform X1 yields MGRREVARKGSGEVKATGILPPDSACLSFPKGPASPWPSGLCALVLAPTLGRPPTAPAQQTPRPLPRGRPGRPRSSPVLWKPRHTGAGRPDSPPGVRRGHALPGPGARRRGFPARRGEPAPFYSRRREASPSPRLGPPPPCPAPPRGDGARARAQGPWPRALRSALLAPLHRASPAAAAGAAGAQRAAALGPSPAGPGARPGTRGRGRAGAPSGAAKRPPFLPGKGQGARFAPLRAGRSLLWRLPPNPCAGGSPLRQARLQRETRSHALPPLRWLLDARLSRPPDSACREGGSALLPPPRAACGGQGGGGEPRGSLLREAGGHLGRGRDSTAGERRASRSQMGTQEKGTQLPEGMRARES; encoded by the coding sequence ATGGGTAGGCGCGAGGTGGCCCGGAAAGGGAGCGGAGAGGTTAAGGCGACGGGGATCCTCCCACCAGATTCAGCCTGTCTGTCCTTCCCAAAAGGCCCCGCAAGCCCCTGGCCCAGTGGCCTGTGCGCCCTCGTCCTCGCCCCCACCCTTGGCCGACCCCCAACTGCCCCCGCGCAGCAGACCCCGCGCCCCCTTCCCCGCGGGCGCCCAGGCCGCCCTCGGTCCTCACCTGTCCTCTGGAAGCCGCGACACACGGGAGCGGGGCGCCCTGACTCACCGCCGGGGGTCCGCCGGGGCCATGCCCTTCCCGGGCCGGGGGCGAGGCGGCGAGGCTTCCCAGCTCGGCGCGGCGAGCCGGCGCCCTTTTATTCGCGTCGCCGAGAGGCTTCCCCGAGTCCACGCCtcggcccacccccaccctgccctgccccaccccgggGAGACGGGGCGCGGGCCCGAGCCCAGGGACCCTGGCCGCGCGCGCTGCGCTCAGCCCTCCTCGCGCCTCTTCATCGCGCCTCGCCCGCTGCGGCTGCGGGAGCGGCCGGGGCCCAGCGCGCAGCGGCTTTGGGACCGAGTCCCGCCGGTCCCGGAGCCAGGCCGGGGACTAGGGGCCGGGGGCGCGCCGGGGCGCCGAGCGGGGCTGCAAAACGGCCGCCTTTCCTTCCGGGGAAGGGACAAGGCGCGCGCTTTGCACCCCTCCGCGCAGGCCGGAGTTTGCTCTGGCGGCTTCCCCCGAACCCGTGTGCGGGCGGGAGCCCCCTCCGGCAGGCCCGGCTGCAACGTGAGACCCGCAGCCACGCCCTCCCGCCTCTCCGGTGGCTCCTGGACGCCCGCCTCTCCCGACCGCCAGACTCGGCCTGCCGGGAAGGTGGGAGCGCGCTCCTCCCGCCCCCACGAGCGGCCTgcggggggcagggcgggggcggggagccgCGGGGGAGCCTGCTGCGGGAAGCTGGGGgccacctggggagggggcgcgACAGCACGGCTGGAGAGCGCCGTGCGTCCAGGAGCCAGATGGGGACGCAGGAGAAGGGCACccagcttccagaaggaatgAGGGCCCGAGAAAGTTAG
- the LOC123595319 gene encoding translation initiation factor IF-2-like isoform X2, with protein sequence MPFPGRGRGGEASQLGAASRRPFIRVAERLPRVHASAHPHPALPHPGETGRGPEPRDPGRARCAQPSSRLFIAPRPLRLRERPGPSAQRLWDRVPPVPEPGRGLGAGGAPGRRAGLQNGRLSFRGRDKARALHPSAQAGVCSGGFPRTRVRAGAPSGRPGCNVRPAATPSRLSGGSWTPASPDRQTRPAGKVGARSSRPHERPAGGRAGAGSRGGACCGKLGATWGGGATARLESAVRPGARWGRRRRAPSFQKE encoded by the coding sequence ATGCCCTTCCCGGGCCGGGGGCGAGGCGGCGAGGCTTCCCAGCTCGGCGCGGCGAGCCGGCGCCCTTTTATTCGCGTCGCCGAGAGGCTTCCCCGAGTCCACGCCtcggcccacccccaccctgccctgccccaccccgggGAGACGGGGCGCGGGCCCGAGCCCAGGGACCCTGGCCGCGCGCGCTGCGCTCAGCCCTCCTCGCGCCTCTTCATCGCGCCTCGCCCGCTGCGGCTGCGGGAGCGGCCGGGGCCCAGCGCGCAGCGGCTTTGGGACCGAGTCCCGCCGGTCCCGGAGCCAGGCCGGGGACTAGGGGCCGGGGGCGCGCCGGGGCGCCGAGCGGGGCTGCAAAACGGCCGCCTTTCCTTCCGGGGAAGGGACAAGGCGCGCGCTTTGCACCCCTCCGCGCAGGCCGGAGTTTGCTCTGGCGGCTTCCCCCGAACCCGTGTGCGGGCGGGAGCCCCCTCCGGCAGGCCCGGCTGCAACGTGAGACCCGCAGCCACGCCCTCCCGCCTCTCCGGTGGCTCCTGGACGCCCGCCTCTCCCGACCGCCAGACTCGGCCTGCCGGGAAGGTGGGAGCGCGCTCCTCCCGCCCCCACGAGCGGCCTgcggggggcagggcgggggcggggagccgCGGGGGAGCCTGCTGCGGGAAGCTGGGGgccacctggggagggggcgcgACAGCACGGCTGGAGAGCGCCGTGCGTCCAGGAGCCAGATGGGGACGCAGGAGAAGGGCACccagcttccagaaggaatgA